The Flavobacterium commune genome contains the following window.
ATAAAGTATTCTTATCAAAATTAAATTTTTTGTAACTTGATAAGTGTTTTTCACAACAATTAGGGAAAAGTTCAAAAAAGTTTTCTAATCTTTTTAAATTAATTTTATGAGCATTGCAACAGTTTGGGTATTCAACTGGAAAATTGTAATCATCTGGTTTGTTAATTTCAAAGGGATGGATAATGAAATTAGAAGCATCAATTTCAATAAAAGGTTTAATCATATTGAAGCAATATATCGTTACTATTCTTCTTACAATAATATGATTATTTTTTTGAAGTTATAATATTGACTTAACTATTTTTTTTATGTTTACGTCGCTTGATGTTATTACGGTATCTTTTATTTTAGTATTATTGAAATGAATGCCATTGTGTAAAAATATATCAGCAGTGATAATCCATTTAGAACTAATCTTTTCAATAAGATTTTCGCTGATTGAATAATTAATAAAAGATTTCAAGTCGCCAAATAATCCAGTCCAATTGATTTTATTGTCAGGAGGATTGCCAATGAAAGCATTTATAAAGTCATTTTTTGAATTAGGATCAATATGTTTTTCTCTTTCAAGTGCTTCAAATAGATCTGTTGCTTTCTTTTTTTTAGAAGCTCCAGCTTTTATTTTAAAAGTAGAAATAGGAGTAGTTGTTTTATTGTTATTTGAAATTTCGGAAGGTAATTTTAATAATTCTGATTGTAAACGCTTTATATAACCATTAATGAAGTAAGCAGAAAATTTAGGACTTAAAATTTTACTTTTTTTGGGAATGTATTTATAACTGTCGTAAGGGCAAAAGATGTTACATTTTGTGATTTCATCAAAAGCAATTAATACTTCTTTTGGATCATCAATTTCAATGATTTTTCTAATTCTGTCTACTATAACATCAGAAGTATCACCATTAATGAAATTATTTAAAAGCATTAATTCTTTTTTGATAACTGATTTTTTGTCTACTATATAGGTGGAGTTGAAACTAAGCATTGCTTCATAAATTGAATAGCTTAGTTCTTCAAAAAACAATTTTTGTTGGTGATTTTCAATTTCTTCTATTTTTTCGTCAGTTAGATTAAGTTTGTTAAGTTCATCCCATAAATCTTCTTTTGAAAAAACACTCCAGCCAGAGGCTGTTACAGTACAATTTAACCAAGAATTTATATAGTTTTCTCTAAGCTTGATAAAATAAATTCTATCTTCTTCATCTTGTATATAACTGTAATTAATTTCTGTTCGGTCAAACCATTTTTTTATATTGAATAGCAAAATATCATTAATGTAGTTTTCTATTGTTGAAATCATTAGGTTTAGTAATTCTTTAGCTATATCTAAAGATTCCACATTTTTGAAATTTGTATTGCATTTAGATAATTCCTCTGGGATAGCATTATAAGGGATATAAAAATAAAAATTGCAGTATTCTTCTAAATCGATACTGTCAAAATAGGCCTTATAATCTTTAAAAGGGAATTTTTTAGATTTTAAATTATTTTCTAAAATATCTAAAATATCAATATAAAGAACTTTTGCAATGATTTTATCTACAGGAGGAATCTTTATTCCTTTAGTTCTTTCAAGGAATTCATCATTATTTTCATCAGTTCTAATATTAAAAAGCCTAATTATACTATCGTTAAAAATAGTGACATTACTTACTGTTGACCAATTAAAATTGTAAAGCTCTTGAAGTTTGTTAGTGTATTCAGATAAAGAAATGTTTTCTTTATTTTGGAATTCATAGAAGCTTTCTAATGTATGAACAACTTTAACAAAACGCTCTTTAATAAATTCAGTCATATTTAGAAATCAAGTTTAATTCGGTTAGCAGCTTCCATTTTCTTTTCATCAATTATTTTGGCATAGACCTGGGTTGTTCTGATGTCTTTGTGTCCTAATAATTTTGATACTGTAAATATATCAGTTCCCAAAGTTAATTGCAAGGTGGCATAGGTGTGTCTAGCACAATGAAATGTAATAGTTTTGCTTATTCCAGCTTTCATTACCCATTGTTGTAATTTTAGGTTGTGCCAGGCACTGTATTTGAGTCCTTTGAATACTCTTTCTTCAGGTTCTCCTATTTCTTTTAATAAATCACGAGCTTGGTCTGAAATTGGCAATGTTTCTGCGCCTTTGGTTTTCTTTTGTCTGAAACGAATGTACCAACCGTAATCATTAGAGTGTTGTATCTCTGACCATACTAATTTGTTTATATCAGACCATCTTAAACCTGTTAGACAACTGAATATAAAAGCTGTTTTTAGAATTGGAATTTCACATTCGTATTTTAGGATGCTTTGTAATTCTTCGAGGGTTAGAAATTCTCTTTCGGTATCTCCTTGTGGTAAACTTTCTACTTGTTCGGCTGGGTTGGAGCGGATAATTCCGTCTTTAAAAGCTTGTTTTAAAGCTGCTCTAAATTTGTTGAAATAAGAATGTGCTGAATTATCAGAAAGGTTTTTATTGCTAGGTGTTTTAGCTGTTTTAGTTAAGTATTCTTTGAAGTCTGCCACAAACTTGCTATCAAGTTGTCCGAAAGAAATATCTTTAGGGCAAAACTTTCTTAAATGTTTGATGGTACTGTCCCAATTGTCATAGTTGCCTTTGCTTTCTAGTCGTTTTTCGGCTAAGGTTTCCATGTAGATAATAAAGAAACCTTTTAGTTTTTCTTGATCGTTGAATCCGTACATTCCGTTTTGGATTTCTAAATGTCTTTTAGAACGAATGCTTTCAGCCAAAGAAAGGATTTTTTTATTTTCGTCTTTTTGAGCTTGTGTTAATTTGCCTGTTTCAGGTTCCGGGATGAGGTACAGTCCTAAATATTCATACTCTCGTTTACCATTTTTATAGTAATCGAGATACAGGCTTATTTTTTTGCCTTTTTGTCTTTGTCTTAAAGTTACCTTCATGTTACCGTTAATTAAAAAGTTTATCTATTTGTGAACGCTCAATTATTTTCTTCCTCCCAAACTTGTGTGTTTGTAAATCCCCTCGTTTAATCATCCTATTTATTGTCCATCTACTAACCCCGATTAAATCGGCAGCATCTTGAACGCATAAATAGTTTTTGTTGGTTAGTGAGTTAGGGTTTGCAGTTGGCAAGGTTTGCAAACTTTGCATTGTTTGCTGTTGCTCTATTAAAGAGTTTTGAATTTTCTCTTCTTTGGCTTTTTGTTTGTAGTGTCTAGAATTACACTTTAGGCAACAATAGCGGGTTAATGTGGTTTTGGCTATATAAGCTTTTCCACAATAAGTACAGGTTTTCGGTATGGCCATATTACTACTCATAACGTGTTGCATTATGTTGCCTTATGTGGCGAAATGTAGCAATAGGTAGCATCATTTGACCAAGGTTGTTGTCATTGAGTTTTGGGCAACAAAATTATTCATAGGGCAACAATTGAACAACAAATATAACGAATAAAGTGTTAATTGGCAACAAATAAAAGAAGGATAATATTTGTAAAATCAATAAAAACAGGTGGTTAGTAATTAAAAGAAAGGTAATTACTTCCCGATACAAAAATTAGCAAAAATATTCCCTAATAATTCGTCGTTTGTAACCTGTCCGGTAATCATCCCAAATTGATATAAAGCTTCTTTTATGTCCAGAGCCATCAGGTCGCTGGAAAGATTGGTTTCTAGGCCATATTTTACTTTTTGAATTTCTTCCAGCGCTTTTAACAACGAATCGTAATGTCTGGTGTTGGTTACAATTGTTTCGTTGTTGCGTAAAGCACCAGTGTTGACAAACGATAATAATTTATTTTTTAATTCATCAATTCCTACTTTATTTTTAGCGGAAATAAATTGAAGTTGTGCGTTGTGTGTTGTGAGTTGTGTTTCAATTAACTTGATTTTTTCTTCTGAAAGCAAATCCATTTTATTGATAACAATCAAAAGTGGTTTTAAAGGAAATTGATTTTTAACTTTTTCAATCTCAATTTTTAGAGCTTCTAAACTCACAACCGATAACTCATAACTGTCAACTAAATAAAGAACCACTTGTGCCTGTTCTATTTTTTCGAAAGTTTTTTTGATTCCAATGCTTTCTACATAATCCTGAGTTTCACGAATTCCGGCCGTATCTATAAAACGGAAGCCGATTCCCCCAATGACTAATTCATCTTCGATAGTGTCACGAGTTGTTCCGGCAATGTCTGAAACAATGGCGCGCTCTTCATTCAACAAAGCATTCAAAAGGGTTGATTTTCCAACATTAGGTTCGCCTACAATGGCTACCGGAATTCCGTTTTTGATAACATTTCCAACAGCGAACGAATCTATTAATCGTTTTAAAACAAATTCGATTCTGTTCAATAATTCATTAAACTGACTTCTATCGGCAAATTCCACATCTTCTTCTGCAAAGTCTAATTCGAGTTCAATTAAAGAAGCAAAATTCAATAATTCTTCACGTAATTTGGCAATTTCATTCGAAAATCCGCCACGCATTTGCTGCATCGCAATTTGGTGTGAAGCTTCGTTGTCAGACGCAATTAAATCGGCTACGGCTTCGGCTTGTGATAAATCGAGTTTTCCGTTCAAGAAAGCACGTAATGTAAATTCTCCTGCATCGGCCATTCGACAGCCATTTCGAAGCAATAACTGAATAATTTGCTGCTGAATATAAGTAGAGCCGTGACAGGAAATTTCAACAGTATTTTCGCCAGTATAAGAATTAGGTCCTTTGAAAATAGAAACCAGTACCTGATCCAAAGTTTTTGCACCATCAACAATATGCCCTAAATGCAGCGTATGCGTTTTTTGCTTAGTTAAGTCTTTTTCCTTAATTGATTTAAAAACTGAATTAGCGATGCTGATGGCATCCTGACCTGAAATACGGATAACGGCAATGGCTCCGGCACCTGAAGCTGTGGCTAGTGCTACTATAGAATCGTTGTTTAGCATTTTCTTAATTATTGGTTGCAAAGGTACTAAATCTAATGAAGTATTGTTGAACAGCTCAATATAAAAGAATATTTTGTTGGGAATTAAAGCGTTAAAATTGTATCTTTATTTTATTAGTTGATCTTTAACTTTTAAGTAATTAAAAATGAAACGCATCTTATTTCCTACCGATTTTTCTGAAGCTGCAACCAATGCTTTTGTACATGCTTTAGAGTTTGCCAAAAGTGTTGATGGAGAGTTAGTGTTGCTGCACGCCTTTGATTTGCCTGTTTTTGACAGTCAGTATTTTCCGGAAAATTACATGTTGATATATGAATCAGTAGAATTGGCTGAATTTGAGGTTTTTAAAGATGAGTTGCCTAAACTGCACGCAATTGCTCAAAAACGCAATTTGAGTCATATTAAAATGACGCATCGATTGATGGACGGCGATTTATTGCACACCATAGAAAGAGCCATCAAAGAAGATCAAATTGATTATATCATTATGGGAACCGAAGGAGCTAAAAATTGGTCAGATTTACTGCTCGGTACGCAAACTACAGCGGTAATCTCTGATGTAAGTATTCCTGTTTTTAGCATTCCTGCTAAAGCAGTATTTAAACCTATAAAAAATATTGTTTTTACAACCCGATTTAGACCCAAAGATAAAATAGCATTGAAAGAAGTTTTAGTAATTGCTAAAAAAATGAAGGCAAAAATTAAATGTCTTTATGTGAAAAAAGACAGTTCGGATGTGACAAAAGAAACTATCAAAGAATGGGAAACCGAATTTGCTAATGAACCGATTGATTTTAATGTGATTTTTAGCGAAGAAGTCAAAGAAAGTATTTTGGATTTTATCATGTTTAAGGATGTCAATGTTTTGGTTATGTTGACTTACAAACGCAATTTTTTCGAAAATTTATTCCATCATAGTTTAACCGAAGATTGTGCTGCTCATTTAGATATTCCTATTCTGGCAATTCCAATAGAGTAATTTATTTTTGAAAAAGATGAAATATAGATCTAACAGATAATAAAGGATTATTATAAATTAAATTCCAGAATATTTAACCGCAGATTCGTAGATTTTTAAATATAATAAATCTACGAATCTGCGGTATTTTTTAATTTCAATCTGCGGGTTTCTCTTTAGTAGTATTGAGGTAATTTGTATATTAAGTTGTAAATTTTGTCAATTTGAGGTTTAGCTGGTTTATATTTGTATCTCATTTGTTATATTATGGATATTTATAAATCTAAGCTTACTTTTTTTACTGGTGAATTAAACAAAATCAACAAAAAATACAATACAATCAGTTTGTTTCGATTGTTGAGCATTTTTCTGTTTCTAGCTTCAATCTATTTTTACATTCAAAAATCGGAAGGATTTTGGATTCTTTTGGCAGTGATATTTTTTACTTCCTTTTTGTTTTTAATGCGAATTCATTCCCGATTGTCTTTTCAAAGACTTTTAACAAAGGCATTGTTGCAAATTAGTGAAGATGAAATTTCGTTTTTAAAAAGAGAAAAAATCCCTTTTGAAAACGGAGTGGAATTTCAGGATTTTCACCATCCTTATGCCTATGATTTGGATATTTTCGGAGAACATTCCTTGTTTCAGAATCTAAACAGAACCGCTACTTTTATTGGTAAAAAAATATTTGCAACATCTTTATTGTATAAGGCGACTAATGACAAGATTATAGCTAATCAGCAAGCCGTAAAAGAATTAACTGAAAAGTTAGATTGGCGTCAGGAGTTTTTGGCTTTTGCCAAAGTAAGTCAGGACAATCAAAGTAGTTATGAAGCTTTGTTGAAATGGAGTAAAAGTTCCCGTTCGGATTTATCAAAAACGGCAATTGTTCTTTCTTATGTTTTTCCTGCTTTGTTTTTAGGAACATTGATTGCGTATTTGATTACTAACAGCATTATATTTTTGAGTTGTATGTCGTATGTGTTTGTTATTAATTTAATTTTTCTGGGAAAATTTTTTAAACGAATTCAAAGCGAAATTGCAAATGCCGATAACATTGATAAAATTATTGCCCAATATGGTTTGTTGGTAAAAAAAATTGAAGACGAAAAATTTCATTCTCAAAAGTTAATTGATTTGCAAAAAAGACTTCAATTTAAATCAGCCAATGCAAGTACACATTTTAAAAAATTATCAGAGTTGTTTTCAAGAATGGATACTATTGCAAATTTAGTTACAGCTACAGTTTTCAATGGTACGTTTCTCTTTAATTTTCATGTTTTAAAAGCATTATTAAAGTGGAAAAAAGAGCATTCTGAAGCTATTGAAGATTGGTTAATTGTAATTGGCGAATTCGAAAAACTCAACAGTCTGGCTAATTTTTCATATAACAATCCGGATTTTGTTTTCCCAACTATTAATTCCGACTATAAAATTGGTTTTTCTAATTTGAGTCATCCTTTGTTAAATCCAAAAACGAGAGTAGGGAATGATACTCTTTTTTATCCGCAATCATTTATGATTTTAACGGGTTCTAATATGTCCGGAAAAAGTACTTTTTTGAGAAGCTTAGGGATTAATATGGTCTTGGGCGGTATGGGTTGTGTAGTTTGTGCTTCAGAAGCTACGATTCATCCTTTGCCGGTTTTAGTTTCCATGCGATTATCTGATTCTTTGTCTGATAGTGAATCGTATTTCTTTGCTGAAATAAAACGCTTAAAACAAATTATGGATTGTTTGGAAGTTGAGCCAGCTTTTGTTTTGCTTGACGAAATTTTAAGAGGTACTAATTCGGATGATAAACGCAACGGAACTATCGAAGTGCTAAAAAAAGTAATTGCTAAAAAAGCGATTGGTGCTATTGCGACACACGATATTGAAGTTTGTTTGACTACCAATGATTATCCGGAAATTTTAAGCAATAATTGTTTTGAAGTTGAAATTAAAGACAATGATTTGCATTTTGATTACAAATTAAGAGAAGGTATTTGTAAAAATAAAAGTGCTACTTTTTTAATGAAGAAAATGGAGGTTATCTAATTCTGAACAAGAATTTTAAAACGAAAAAAAACCGCTTTTCTAGGAGGAATCGCGGTTTTTTAAATATAAAAAATGGTTGGTTAATAGAGGCACAATGATAAGTATTATATTTGAATATCAAAAATAAAACTTAATATTTTCTTAATTTTATTTTAACTATTTAGCATTACCGGCATAACAAGCATAGTTACTGTTTCACCTTCTTCTAATCCGTCAATTGGAGTTAAAATTCCGGCACGATTTGGTAATGACATTTCAAGCATAATCATGTCTGATTGTAAGTTAGTTAGCATTTCTGTAAGGAAACGAGAGTTGTAACCTATTTGCATATCATCACCTTGGTAATCACAAGTTAACCTTTCTTCGGCTTTGTTGGAATAATCAATATCTTCGGCAGAAACATTCAATTCAGCACCGGCAATTTTCAAACGAATTTGGTGTGTTGTTTTATTCGAAAAGATAGCCACACGACGTACAGAACTTAAAAACTGAGAACGGTCAATCATTAATTTGTTTGGATTTTCCTTTGGAATAACAGCCTCGTAATTTGGATATTTTCCATCAATCAAACGACACATTAACACGTAGTTGTCAAAAGAAAAAGTAGCATTCGAATCGTTGTATTCAATTTTTACTTCAGCGTCTGATGTAGAAAGAATATTTTTTAAAATAGTCAATGGTTTTTTAGGCATAATAAAATCAGCAACGTGAGATGCAGTAACATCAGTACGAGCGTATTTTACTAATTTATGAGCATCAGTAGCAACAAAAGTCAAACCTTGAGGTGAAAACTGGAAGAATACTCCTGACATTACCGGACGCAAATCGTCGTTTCCGGCAGCAAAAATAGTTTTACTAACCGCAGTTGCCAAAACATCGGCAGGAACTAAAGTTACTGATGGATCATCTAAGTTGATTGCTTTAGGGAATTCTTCTCCAGGAGCATAGGCTAAGGCATATTTTCCAGAGTTAGAACTAATTTCTATCGTGCTATTTTCTTCTACAGTAAAAGTCAAAGGTTGTTCCGGGAAAGTTTTTAAAATTTCCAAAAGCAATTTAGCAGGTACGGCAACACTTCCTTTACTGGTAGAGTCGATTGACAAAGTAGCCGACATTGTTGTCTCTAAATCAGAAGAAGAAACAGTTAATTCGTTATTGTCTAATTCGAATAAGAAGTTATCCAAAATAGGCAAAGTATTGCTGCTGTTGATAACGCTTCCTAAAACCTGTAATTGCTTTAATAAGTAGGAACTCGATACTATAAATTTCATATGAAGATTATATTTGTTTTTTATTGTAAAATGGTATCTTTTATTAGAATTTGCAAAAGATACATTTTTACAAATATATCGTAAACAAATCTAGTTTTGAAAATTTTTTATTAACATCTATCTGCTGTATTTGCGCTTTCTTAAAAAACTAAATACGGCTCCAAAAAGTGTTAAAATTAGAATTGGAAGCCCGATAGTTATGACTTGCGTCTGAGTGTAGTTTTCGAAAACTTTCTCTTTGTCTAATAAAGGCAAATCTAAATCTTTGCTTCGAATGTTAATAAGTCCGCTGTCATCAAGCAGGTAATTGACGCAGTTAAGCAGGAAATCTTTATTGTCGTATAAATTTCCCGAGCGTTGATCAAATCCTAATTCAACAGGAGCAAAGTTTTTATCCAATTGGTTTTTGATAATATCGCCATCCGAAATCACAATCATTTTGTTGCTTTTTCCTGTGGATTCAAAATCGTTTTGTTTGAAAGCTAGAACTCTGTTTTCAAATGCTGAATGGAATTTTCCTTCGAGTAACACCGCCATAGGAATATTTCCGGTATTGATGTAATGATTGGGGCTGGTTTCTTCGGCTACAATATTCAAATTGACTTCTGTAGGTGTTCCTGTTTTTTTAGAATATTGAGACGATTGTAATAAAACCGTTTTCTTGATTCCGTTTTTCAAAGTGTCAATTGGATTCGCAAAATCAAATTTGATTCCGCCCAGGTTTTTCACAATAGGATGCTTGCTTGCCGGATAAACTAAAGGAGCAAATTTCCAGTTGAAGGTCTGGTATTGGGTAGCACTTCCTTGTTCTCCTGTGGCTAGTTTTATAGGACTTCCTTGTTCGTCTTTTACAATATCAGGATTGATTCTGATACCGTATTTAAAGAACATATCGTTCAAATTCAAATCTCTTGGAAAAGCTAAAGTTGCTCCGGCATCGTTGTACAAACTATCCATTTCTACAGCTACCTGATCTACCAGCCACATGGTTTTTCCACCATTGATGATGAATTGATCTAAAACTTGTTTTTCACTATCAGAGAAAGTCTCAGTAGGTTTGGCAATAATAGCTAAATCGTATTTTTGCAAGGCTTCTAAACTGCCAACAGGATTCTTGGCAACTGAATCCAAAGTAAATGGGCCAATGTGGTAACTTTCTCTTATTTGCAACAAGAATTTAGCAATTAAAACATCCTGAATTTCTCCGTTTCCTTTGATTACCGCAATCTTTTTTTGTTTCTCTTTGGTAATTTTATTCAGAGCATCGGCTATCGAATATTCTAAATGCTGAACGGAGCCAATTACTTTTTCGGTGGTGGAAGCACCCATAATGTTTTTTAAGAGCGGAATATTCACTTCCTTATTGTGATATACAGCAATTGCCCATGGAAAAACCATTGCCTGCGATTGTTTTCCTTTGTCGTCAACGGTAATGTTTACAGGAGTCATACCTTTCATGTACAACGCTTTGATGTTGTTCATGCTTTCGTCTTCATTTTCTAAAGGATTCACAAATTCGAAAACAATATTCGAATTGTAAGCTTGAAATTCTTCTAATAATTCCTTGGTTTCCTGTTGTAATCTTTTGAATTCGGCAGGTAAATCACCTTCCATATAAATTTTTATCGAAAGCGGTTCTTTGACCTCTTTGATAATATTTAAAGAAGTTTGAGATAAGGTATATCTTTTGTCTTTGGTTAAATCAAAACGATGAAAAAAGTAATTACCAACAATATTTAATACTAACAGAATTGCAATTGTAATTACGACTGATTTAAGATTTCTTTTTTTGGCAGCTATCATTACAATTTAAAAGATTTAAGTTGGTAAACAGTAAATGACAGAAACGCTGTCATTACACTTATAAAGTAAATAATGTCTCTGGTGTCAATCACGCCACGGCTCATACTTTTAAAATGAGCCTGCATTCCTATGGCTGAAATAATCGAAGAAAAAGAAGGAATGATGCTCGAAAAACCGTCAAATCCAAAATAGAAAAAGAAACACAAAAACACCGAAAGTATAAAAGCTACAATTTGGTTATCAGAAAGGGTAGAAGTGAAGATTCCTATTGCAGAATAAGCTCCAATTAAGAATAAAAGTCCAAAATAAGAACCAATAGTGCTTCCCATATCGATATTGCCTTCGGGCATTCCTAAAGTTGAAATTACTTTGACATAAATAAATGTTGGGATAATGGCTATGATTATTAAAAGTACAGCACCCAGAAATTTACCGTTGGTTATTTGCCAAACAGACAGAGGTTTAGTCAGTAATAATTCCAATGTTCCCTGTTTTCTTTCGTCAGAGAAAGAGCGCATGGTTACTGCCGGAATCAGGAAAATTAAAATCCAAGGCGCAAGCGTAAAAAACGGAGACATATCGGCAAAACCTGAGTTAGGAATATTGTAATCTCCTTCAAAAACCCACAGAAATAATCCGTTGGTGATTAGAAAAATGGCGATCACTAAATAACCTATGGGCGAACCAAAAAAGGATTTAATTTCACGTAATAATAGGGCTTTCATTCTTTATGAGTTAATAGTTATGAGTTATAAGCTTTATAAACATTTTTTTTCTACTTCAAAAATCATAAATCGTTAATCAACAATCTATCCCGATGGCTATCGGGACTTAATTCTTAAATTCTATGGTTACCACATCGCGGTAATTCAATCCCAGTAAGCTGTTTGCTGAACCTACTTTAGAAGGATTGCTTCTAAAAATGGCAATTTCCAGAAACCCCGCTTCGTTAAAAATGGCGAGTTGTTCTCCTTCATAATTTTTGATTGGGTATTTGTCTGAAATGGCAATTGCCGAATAATTAGGCAATATGGTTTTGATGTTTTTGGTCTTCATCTGGATTTCATACGGTCGGCCTTTAGCCACTTCCAGAAATTGTTTTTTGTTGATATTGGTCACCACATTTCCAAAATGATCTATATAAATAACATGTCCTTTCAGGCTGTTATTGTCATTGGAGGCTACGGCTTTCATTTCGGTTACTTCTTTGACCGCATTGATTTCTTTTCCAATAACATTCAGTAAACCACCACGGGCAATATGGCAAGCCACTGTGACAAAAACATCTAGTCCTGAAGCATCGTTTGGTAAACGGTCATGTATGTTGATGGCTACAATTTTTTGAGGAACAATCTTTTGCGAAAGCATGCTTAAAATTCCATTATCTGCAGCAATAAAGTAAGAATCGTTCCATTGCATTACAATGTGCTGGTTTTCCTTATTTAATTCCATATCCACACCAATCAGGTGAATGGTTCCTTTAGGAAAACTAGGGTAGGCTGCACCAATGATGTAACTGGCTTCAACAGTGTTAAACGGGTCTATATCATGTGAAATATCAATAATTTGGGCTTCCGGATACTCAGATAAAATTTTCCCTTTTAATGCACCAACAAAGTGATCTTTCAAGCCGTAATCGGTAGTAAGGGTAATTATTGACATATTTTTGTTTATAACTATTGGTG
Protein-coding sequences here:
- a CDS encoding helix-turn-helix domain-containing protein — its product is MSSNMAIPKTCTYCGKAYIAKTTLTRYCCLKCNSRHYKQKAKEEKIQNSLIEQQQTMQSLQTLPTANPNSLTNKNYLCVQDAADLIGVSRWTINRMIKRGDLQTHKFGRKKIIERSQIDKLFN
- a CDS encoding MutS-related protein, whose amino-acid sequence is MDIYKSKLTFFTGELNKINKKYNTISLFRLLSIFLFLASIYFYIQKSEGFWILLAVIFFTSFLFLMRIHSRLSFQRLLTKALLQISEDEISFLKREKIPFENGVEFQDFHHPYAYDLDIFGEHSLFQNLNRTATFIGKKIFATSLLYKATNDKIIANQQAVKELTEKLDWRQEFLAFAKVSQDNQSSYEALLKWSKSSRSDLSKTAIVLSYVFPALFLGTLIAYLITNSIIFLSCMSYVFVINLIFLGKFFKRIQSEIANADNIDKIIAQYGLLVKKIEDEKFHSQKLIDLQKRLQFKSANASTHFKKLSELFSRMDTIANLVTATVFNGTFLFNFHVLKALLKWKKEHSEAIEDWLIVIGEFEKLNSLANFSYNNPDFVFPTINSDYKIGFSNLSHPLLNPKTRVGNDTLFYPQSFMILTGSNMSGKSTFLRSLGINMVLGGMGCVVCASEATIHPLPVLVSMRLSDSLSDSESYFFAEIKRLKQIMDCLEVEPAFVLLDEILRGTNSDDKRNGTIEVLKKVIAKKAIGAIATHDIEVCLTTNDYPEILSNNCFEVEIKDNDLHFDYKLREGICKNKSATFLMKKMEVI
- a CDS encoding site-specific integrase, with translation MKVTLRQRQKGKKISLYLDYYKNGKREYEYLGLYLIPEPETGKLTQAQKDENKKILSLAESIRSKRHLEIQNGMYGFNDQEKLKGFFIIYMETLAEKRLESKGNYDNWDSTIKHLRKFCPKDISFGQLDSKFVADFKEYLTKTAKTPSNKNLSDNSAHSYFNKFRAALKQAFKDGIIRSNPAEQVESLPQGDTEREFLTLEELQSILKYECEIPILKTAFIFSCLTGLRWSDINKLVWSEIQHSNDYGWYIRFRQKKTKGAETLPISDQARDLLKEIGEPEERVFKGLKYSAWHNLKLQQWVMKAGISKTITFHCARHTYATLQLTLGTDIFTVSKLLGHKDIRTTQVYAKIIDEKKMEAANRIKLDF
- the dnaN gene encoding DNA polymerase III subunit beta, with amino-acid sequence MKFIVSSSYLLKQLQVLGSVINSSNTLPILDNFLFELDNNELTVSSSDLETTMSATLSIDSTSKGSVAVPAKLLLEILKTFPEQPLTFTVEENSTIEISSNSGKYALAYAPGEEFPKAINLDDPSVTLVPADVLATAVSKTIFAAGNDDLRPVMSGVFFQFSPQGLTFVATDAHKLVKYARTDVTASHVADFIMPKKPLTILKNILSTSDAEVKIEYNDSNATFSFDNYVLMCRLIDGKYPNYEAVIPKENPNKLMIDRSQFLSSVRRVAIFSNKTTHQIRLKIAGAELNVSAEDIDYSNKAEERLTCDYQGDDMQIGYNSRFLTEMLTNLQSDMIMLEMSLPNRAGILTPIDGLEEGETVTMLVMPVMLNS
- a CDS encoding universal stress protein, whose amino-acid sequence is MKRILFPTDFSEAATNAFVHALEFAKSVDGELVLLHAFDLPVFDSQYFPENYMLIYESVELAEFEVFKDELPKLHAIAQKRNLSHIKMTHRLMDGDLLHTIERAIKEDQIDYIIMGTEGAKNWSDLLLGTQTTAVISDVSIPVFSIPAKAVFKPIKNIVFTTRFRPKDKIALKEVLVIAKKMKAKIKCLYVKKDSSDVTKETIKEWETEFANEPIDFNVIFSEEVKESILDFIMFKDVNVLVMLTYKRNFFENLFHHSLTEDCAAHLDIPILAIPIE
- the gldG gene encoding gliding motility-associated ABC transporter substrate-binding protein GldG, whose translation is MIAAKKRNLKSVVITIAILLVLNIVGNYFFHRFDLTKDKRYTLSQTSLNIIKEVKEPLSIKIYMEGDLPAEFKRLQQETKELLEEFQAYNSNIVFEFVNPLENEDESMNNIKALYMKGMTPVNITVDDKGKQSQAMVFPWAIAVYHNKEVNIPLLKNIMGASTTEKVIGSVQHLEYSIADALNKITKEKQKKIAVIKGNGEIQDVLIAKFLLQIRESYHIGPFTLDSVAKNPVGSLEALQKYDLAIIAKPTETFSDSEKQVLDQFIINGGKTMWLVDQVAVEMDSLYNDAGATLAFPRDLNLNDMFFKYGIRINPDIVKDEQGSPIKLATGEQGSATQYQTFNWKFAPLVYPASKHPIVKNLGGIKFDFANPIDTLKNGIKKTVLLQSSQYSKKTGTPTEVNLNIVAEETSPNHYINTGNIPMAVLLEGKFHSAFENRVLAFKQNDFESTGKSNKMIVISDGDIIKNQLDKNFAPVELGFDQRSGNLYDNKDFLLNCVNYLLDDSGLINIRSKDLDLPLLDKEKVFENYTQTQVITIGLPILILTLFGAVFSFLRKRKYSR
- the mnmE gene encoding tRNA uridine-5-carboxymethylaminomethyl(34) synthesis GTPase MnmE; the encoded protein is MLNNDSIVALATASGAGAIAVIRISGQDAISIANSVFKSIKEKDLTKQKTHTLHLGHIVDGAKTLDQVLVSIFKGPNSYTGENTVEISCHGSTYIQQQIIQLLLRNGCRMADAGEFTLRAFLNGKLDLSQAEAVADLIASDNEASHQIAMQQMRGGFSNEIAKLREELLNFASLIELELDFAEEDVEFADRSQFNELLNRIEFVLKRLIDSFAVGNVIKNGIPVAIVGEPNVGKSTLLNALLNEERAIVSDIAGTTRDTIEDELVIGGIGFRFIDTAGIRETQDYVESIGIKKTFEKIEQAQVVLYLVDSYELSVVSLEALKIEIEKVKNQFPLKPLLIVINKMDLLSEEKIKLIETQLTTHNAQLQFISAKNKVGIDELKNKLLSFVNTGALRNNETIVTNTRHYDSLLKALEEIQKVKYGLETNLSSDLMALDIKEALYQFGMITGQVTNDELLGNIFANFCIGK